From the genome of Colwellia psychrerythraea 34H, one region includes:
- a CDS encoding DUF4136 domain-containing protein translates to MKKNISLAVALFTSLIVSACVTVPQEKQVNKNQLAISSVRDIPISYSPGSLFSLAPKYVKETSLKPEQTQAAYELYANAIIADLKSHGFKNTDDASNSVFHVGFGIALASDLSDKTINDKFGITPGLPSNDELRKGSFLIYIEDVLTGKKVWRGAVQGFAHEDKSEIEREQRTAIIVSRVMKQFYATN, encoded by the coding sequence ATGAAGAAAAATATTAGTTTAGCTGTGGCTCTGTTTACTAGTTTAATTGTTAGTGCTTGTGTGACTGTTCCTCAAGAGAAACAAGTGAATAAAAATCAATTGGCGATATCTAGTGTTCGCGATATTCCAATTTCTTATTCACCAGGTAGTCTATTTTCTTTAGCGCCTAAATATGTAAAAGAAACCTCATTAAAACCTGAGCAAACTCAAGCTGCATATGAGCTTTATGCGAACGCTATTATTGCTGATCTAAAGAGTCATGGTTTCAAAAATACCGATGATGCCAGTAACTCAGTTTTTCATGTTGGTTTTGGTATTGCTTTAGCCAGTGATTTATCAGATAAAACCATTAATGATAAGTTTGGCATTACACCAGGTTTACCGAGCAATGATGAATTGAGAAAAGGCAGCTTTTTGATTTACATTGAAGATGTTCTTACTGGGAAAAAAGTATGGCGCGGTGCTGTACAAGGCTTTGCTCATGAAGATAAGAGTGAAATAGAAAGAGAACAACGTACAGCAATAATTGTTAGTCGCGTAATGAAACAGTTTTACGCTACAAATTAG
- the sigX gene encoding RNA polymerase sigma factor SigX, producing the protein MTTLNERQLVTLVQVNLPYDTRLFQQLITPYLPILKGYCAKLLNNQSDAEDVVQETIIKILTHLKDFKWAVSFKAWLFKIAHNECINKIRDRRWDTLEQNDEYLENIIAPEHNHQDLATALSALMVNLSFVDRNIMLLRYRTELEFQEIADICNLKLSAVKMRHKRVIEFLKGQLKE; encoded by the coding sequence TTGACTACGCTTAATGAACGGCAACTTGTCACTTTAGTACAAGTAAACCTGCCTTATGATACGCGTCTTTTTCAGCAGTTAATTACACCATACCTTCCTATTTTGAAGGGGTATTGTGCAAAATTACTCAATAATCAATCTGATGCTGAAGATGTTGTACAGGAAACCATTATCAAGATACTCACTCACTTGAAGGATTTTAAGTGGGCGGTGTCTTTTAAGGCGTGGCTATTCAAAATTGCTCATAATGAATGTATTAACAAAATAAGAGACCGTCGTTGGGATACCTTAGAACAAAATGATGAATATTTAGAAAATATAATTGCTCCTGAACATAATCATCAAGATTTAGCTACAGCGTTGTCCGCGTTAATGGTCAATTTGTCATTTGTTGATCGAAATATTATGCTACTCCGTTATCGTACAGAGTTAGAATTTCAGGAGATAGCAGACATTTGTAACTTAAAACTATCCGCGGTGAAAATGCGCCATAAAAGGGTGATAGAGTTCTTAAAAGGGCAGTTGAAGGAGTAG
- a CDS encoding substrate-binding domain-containing protein — protein MMSTFSGSWQADNQPLMAKLVQLARLAQSEFDIEISIEKMLQEVDYRQLVISELTQLAHQDINQLTSWLISIEKDTEKTEIIPSKKRPLILLLTLVFFIFSASIFWYSNSFESNNSPLTSKAQITKVTSESSQSNESMILTVSSTPQAAKSSIAMTSSQSKSDSETVFRLHGSNTIGEKLAPLLLEGFLQHLHIKEFAWTRSTPLERVLHYHVDGKPYAIELKAHGSSTAFSALKDKTADIGMSSRRIKDSEVKQLTKTAGHLNKIGNEHIIGLDGLAVIVNQNNPVKRLSSETLAKIFSGEISNWSQIGGAILPIKLYARDQHSGTWDTFKSLVLKKHSKKLSQQAIRFESSSELSTLVSQNEAAIGFIGLNYVLHNKAIAISESKDTGAIFPTRFTIGTEDYALSRRLYFYTPTSASNLVKDFAQYALSTEGQQVVANAGLISQNIKLEQVYPLSRAPKKYQQYASKAKRLSLNFRFAYATKELDNKGKRDLLRLVDFMEDHQSSRIVLMGFSDSVGAQVKNTHLSYQRAKSVELALTSRGIPVLAVEAMGEALPIANNNTEDGRKRNRRVEVWLL, from the coding sequence ATGATGTCTACTTTTTCCGGCTCGTGGCAAGCAGATAACCAACCACTTATGGCTAAGCTAGTCCAATTAGCCCGTCTTGCACAAAGCGAGTTTGATATTGAAATATCAATAGAAAAAATGCTTCAAGAAGTAGATTATCGTCAGTTGGTGATCAGTGAGTTAACTCAACTCGCACACCAAGATATCAACCAGCTCACTTCATGGTTGATATCGATAGAAAAAGACACTGAAAAAACAGAAATTATTCCGTCGAAAAAACGTCCTTTAATTCTACTTCTAACCTTAGTCTTCTTTATATTCTCAGCTAGTATTTTTTGGTACTCGAATTCATTTGAATCAAATAATTCACCTCTAACCTCAAAGGCGCAAATAACTAAGGTAACTAGTGAGTCTAGCCAAAGCAACGAATCGATGATATTAACGGTTAGCAGTACACCACAAGCTGCTAAATCATCAATAGCTATGACTTCCTCACAATCTAAGTCTGATAGTGAGACAGTTTTTCGATTACATGGTTCAAATACGATAGGGGAGAAATTGGCGCCCTTATTGTTGGAAGGTTTTTTGCAACACCTGCATATAAAGGAGTTCGCTTGGACTCGTAGCACTCCGCTGGAGCGAGTTTTACACTACCATGTTGACGGAAAACCTTATGCTATTGAATTAAAAGCACACGGTTCTAGCACCGCATTTTCCGCACTAAAAGATAAAACTGCAGACATTGGTATGTCTTCACGTAGAATAAAAGACAGTGAAGTTAAACAATTAACCAAAACTGCAGGTCACTTAAATAAAATCGGTAACGAGCATATTATCGGTTTAGATGGCTTAGCCGTTATTGTTAATCAGAATAATCCAGTTAAGCGACTTTCAAGTGAAACACTCGCTAAAATATTTTCGGGTGAAATAAGTAATTGGTCACAAATTGGTGGAGCTATATTACCGATTAAACTGTATGCTCGAGACCAACACTCAGGTACTTGGGATACTTTTAAAAGCCTTGTATTGAAAAAGCATAGCAAAAAGTTATCTCAACAAGCTATACGATTTGAATCGAGTTCGGAGTTATCTACATTAGTTTCACAGAACGAAGCTGCAATTGGCTTTATTGGCTTAAACTATGTATTACATAATAAAGCGATTGCTATTTCAGAGTCTAAAGATACTGGCGCCATTTTCCCTACTCGGTTTACCATAGGTACAGAAGATTATGCTCTTTCAAGACGTTTATATTTTTATACTCCTACATCAGCCTCTAACCTAGTAAAAGACTTCGCTCAATATGCTCTGTCAACCGAAGGTCAGCAAGTTGTTGCTAACGCTGGCCTCATTTCACAGAATATAAAATTAGAGCAGGTTTACCCTTTATCTAGAGCGCCAAAAAAGTATCAGCAATACGCTAGTAAGGCTAAACGCCTTTCACTTAATTTTAGGTTTGCTTATGCGACTAAGGAACTTGATAACAAGGGAAAGCGCGATTTATTACGTCTCGTTGATTTTATGGAAGATCACCAAAGCAGTAGAATTGTATTAATGGGTTTTTCTGATAGCGTTGGAGCACAAGTAAAAAATACCCACTTATCTTATCAACGAGCAAAGTCGGTTGAACTTGCTCTTACCTCACGCGGAATACCGGTACTGGCCGTTGAGGCTATGGGGGAAGCATTACCTATAGCAAATAATAATACCGAAGATGGTCGAAAACGTAATCGCCGCGTAGAAGTCTGGTTACTCTAA
- a CDS encoding mechanosensitive ion channel family protein, giving the protein MDTENITEKAYSGFMAIWHKMITFLPDLIVATIFLLVGWLVASMVKRFLNKFLIKIGFNTFLDKLGLDILFKKMEVSVTGSQVVASIVSTFFLLIFLLAALDIVGLTVLSGLIDTLVLFLPKLLASLAVLLSGFFVAQIVFNGVKIAAKNTGIDYGRSVAEVCRGIIIVITVSLSITQLDIDVSLLNNIMTVIIASVGLAAAISLGIGTKSMAQEIVAGVYLREMYQVGDNIEVKDIKGTLASIGSVASKVMGEGESMTTVPNTFLLANKVTKQ; this is encoded by the coding sequence ATGGATACTGAAAACATCACAGAAAAAGCTTACTCTGGCTTTATGGCTATCTGGCATAAAATGATAACTTTTTTGCCTGACTTAATTGTCGCTACAATATTTTTGCTGGTTGGTTGGTTAGTTGCATCAATGGTGAAAAGGTTTTTAAATAAATTTTTAATTAAAATTGGCTTTAATACTTTTTTAGATAAACTTGGTTTAGACATTCTATTTAAAAAAATGGAAGTGAGCGTTACCGGTAGCCAAGTGGTTGCGAGTATTGTTTCAACATTTTTCCTATTAATATTCTTATTAGCGGCATTAGATATTGTCGGCTTAACGGTGCTATCAGGGTTAATTGATACCTTAGTACTGTTCTTACCTAAATTACTTGCTTCACTCGCTGTACTTTTGTCTGGCTTCTTTGTTGCTCAAATTGTTTTCAATGGCGTAAAAATAGCGGCAAAAAATACCGGTATTGATTATGGCCGCTCTGTTGCTGAAGTCTGTCGCGGTATTATTATCGTTATCACTGTTTCATTATCAATAACGCAACTTGATATTGATGTGTCTCTGCTGAATAACATTATGACTGTAATTATTGCGAGTGTCGGCTTAGCCGCAGCGATTTCATTAGGCATCGGTACCAAGTCAATGGCACAAGAAATTGTTGCAGGTGTTTATTTACGAGAAATGTATCAGGTCGGTGATAACATCGAAGTAAAAGATATCAAAGGCACTTTAGCCTCCATTGGTAGCGTGGCGAGTAAAGTAATGGGTGAAGGTGAGTCGATGACTACCGTGCCTAATACTTTTTTATTAGCCAACAAAGTTACCAAGCAATAA
- a CDS encoding DUF3016 domain-containing protein — MKQSILMVTLLTASFLLAPNAFAATSEVTWTDYKSYRDINEGNDGRKQFRERTFKDLEKHFAKLAATLPAGKILKIDVTDVDLAGDTHHGGINRTRIVKEVYSPRMNFSYQVLDADGAVVQSDDVVVKDMSFMSGSNLKYRNKSLGYEKKMLDDWFEKTFKEMIVSK; from the coding sequence ATGAAACAATCTATTTTAATGGTTACACTATTAACCGCTAGTTTTTTATTAGCACCTAATGCTTTTGCGGCAACGAGTGAAGTGACTTGGACTGATTATAAAAGTTACCGTGATATCAATGAAGGTAATGACGGACGAAAGCAGTTTAGAGAACGAACTTTTAAAGATCTTGAGAAGCACTTTGCTAAACTTGCAGCGACATTGCCTGCAGGAAAAATCTTGAAAATTGATGTTACTGATGTAGATTTAGCCGGTGATACACACCATGGTGGTATTAACCGCACCCGTATCGTCAAAGAAGTATATTCACCTCGGATGAATTTTTCTTATCAAGTTTTAGATGCTGATGGTGCAGTGGTTCAGTCAGATGATGTTGTGGTAAAAGATATGAGTTTCATGTCGGGCAGCAACTTAAAATATCGCAACAAGTCTTTAGGTTATGAGAAAAAAATGCTTGATGATTGGTTTGAAAAAAC